The sequence acgaaaatgtatgtaataaaatttacctatagaagtttcagcttcataagtcctcaagtttttgaaaaaaaagtttaaatcacagagcaatgttttcaggtgAGTCCATAAGAACCATTACTGGTCAATACGTTTACTAATAATGTACatcatgctaaaataatgcTCTACTCCTGAGACGAATATTATTttggtgacattgtttttaatacttatttcttaaaaacaacagcacctcagcaagtaaaattttaagggaagctttctaccatcattatcttcaagttagctgtaagtttaatgtaaatctgtggcatTGAGTTTTGTggcctacaaaaagtacccagaccctttaaagacagtggacactattggtaattactcaaaataattcttagcataaaacctttcttggtgacgagtaatggggagaggttggtggtataaaacattgtgagaaacgacgccctctgaagtgacatatttttcgagaaagaagtaactgtccagaaatttgatttcgagacctcagatttagaacttgaagtctcgaaaacaaccatctcaacgcacacaacttcgtgtgacaagggtgtgtttttctttcattattatctcgcaagttcgatgaccaattgagctaaaattttcacaggcatgttatttaatgcacatgttgagatacaccaactgtgaaggctagtctttgacaattaccaatagtgtccactgcctttaaagacaatttgCGTGAATACAGCCTTGCCTTTATGACGAGTTTCCAAATATGTTGTTGGTCTGCTGAGTGACACGAATGAAGGTCGTTCGTCGGCTTAGTTCCTTCAGTTTGCCAGCGCCTACGTAGGTACACGCAGAGCGCAGTCCACCCAGGATGTCCAGGACTGTGCCGTTGACGTCACCTCGATATGCAACCTCCACTGTTTTGCCTTCACTGGCTCTATAGGAATTAAACAAAAGGGAGGGTTACAACATGGCTCGTAAGACCCcattcccactggaccccgcaATGATCTCCCAATTAGAGAAAAGGGCAATCAAAACCCCGAAAGAGCTATCAATAAGAAATAAGCTCCAGTGGGAACGCGAGGGCGATCAGGATCTGACCGTGCAATTTTTATCCTCCTCGGGAGTAGGATTAAAGCGGGATCTGTCTTAACGAAGACTGTATTTGTAGAAACTGTCCCGGACGAGATTTCTCACTTCAGGCATAGTCTTGGATTCATGGacaaaagtaggaacattttattgagtacaagaagaacaagaaaatcggaaatcagaatAAAGAAGGAAAAATATCATGACTGTTCCCATGCCTGGAAGTTCATTTTTGAACATGTCgaaagggcaaggccgttttttttgttttgcataaggCAAATCCGTTaaaaatctttaagtcaattggaaacttttgtttggagggcaccaaggcttagACCAGGGGCCTATGTGACCTGCATCTAACTCCAGGCCTGTGTTCTTTGTCAAATAGAAACCAACATTTCAGAGACTAAACCCACCTGTACTCTGCCACACCACCGGCGTGTTTGGTCATGGCGGTCGATGAGCTCATCCCGTAAAACAACTTCAACTTCTTGCCGTTCCGCTCAATGGTCTCTCCTCCACTCTGGTCGTGGCCGGCAAGCATCCCACCGAGCATCACATAATCAGCACCAGCtcctaaacaaataaacaacaacggTCATCAGAAAATTCAGTCGCAGTATTTGAATTGTATTGCTGGAGAAGGGGGGACAGGGGAACATCTTGGCCGAGCGGTtcagagcaccgaattcaaactctggtgttgctgatcagcagagtgtgaagtttaaatccccagccgtgacactagTGTCCTTTAGCAACACACTAaactattgcttcgtccttcagatgggacagaAAGCCATAACATTataggtcccatgtgttgtgtaacgcatgtaaaagaacccagtgcacttgtcgaAAAGAGAAAAGGGTTAGCCCTGGTGTtcgtggctgtggctgctaaatgcgccgtagcaccttgtaaacccagcTCCTTATAAAATAAACCAACACCAGTCATCAGAAAATTAAACAGCAATAATTGTTTCGGAGGAGAAGGagaatgtgttaaaaataattttttattttaacagtagtaatattttattgatttaaattgcgcccattccataaaatgtacataGCAAAATAGTGAAACAATAATTAATTACTAATTACGCAATAAGGCAAAGACTCACTTACCAAAGGCTTTGACAACATCTCCTGGGCAGGTACAACCACCATCCTAAGATTGAAAgtgagcaaaaaaaaataacattttgaacCCAATTCAATTTCCAGTTCAATTTCCAATTAAAACATTTCCCAAATGCACTCATGCTATGATCCAACCCAGCATTCTCCCTTATCAGTGGTCTGCAGCAAGCCACTGCTTGCACTAGTTTCAAAAGGACAACCacaggtaattactcaaaataattattatcataaaacctttcttgattacaagtaatggggagaggttgatagtgtaaaacattgtgagaaacggctccctctgaagtaacgtagtttacgagaaagaaatttgatttcgagacctcagatttagaatttgaggtctcgaaatcaagcatctaaacacacacaactttgtgtgacaagggtgttttttatttcattactatctcgcaagttcgatgaccaattgagctcaaattttcacaggtttgttattttatgcatatgttaagatacaccaactgtgaaggctagtctttgacaattaccaatagtgtccactgcctttaacagtggtCTGCAGCAAGCCACTGCCTGCACTGGTTTCAAAAGGACAACCACaggtcaggcctgatacttcacgattgcctccgtgtcccctggtcattgccttggtgcccttgaaatgctccagtacaaatttgcaatttcatcatagggtgccctttaccaagaaaaaaatgccttggtgcacttgccctttcaaaaactaagcatacagccctgacaggtaattactcaaattaattattatcatgaaacctttcttgattacaagtaatgtggagaggttgatagtgtaaaacattgtgagaaacggctccctctgaagtaacgtagttttcgagaaagaagtaattttctacgaatttgatttcgagacctcagatttagaacttgaggtctcgaaatcaagcatctgaaagcacacaactctgtgtaaccatggtgcgacaaaggtgtttttctttcattattatctcgcaactttgacgactgattgagctcaaattttcacaggtttgttattttatgcattatatgttgagatacaccaagagagaagactggtctgtgacaattaccaatagtgtccattgcctttaaaggcactggacacctttggtaattgtcacagaccagtcttctcacttacatGTAGTGCATCCCAATATAatataaaatctgtgaaaatttgaattaaagcgagttgcgagagaataatggaagaaaaaacacccttgtcaagaagttgtgtgctttcaaatgcttaaattcgagacctcagccaGCTGAGGTctaaaattcaattaaaatgtttgagtgagaaattacttctttctcaaaaactatgttacttcagagggagtcggttacaacagctctccaaagctcgttaccaagtaaggttttatgctaacaactattttgagtaattaccaatagtgtccactgcctttaaagaaaaataaatatttaatatactcgccagggagctgagaaacattaaaggaaTTCTATTGGCCACAGGGCAAATTTCAGCTgttttggcagaaaatactgcttgacaaatttcattgctaagcaaaaaatgacaaTGCAAAGTTAAATAATTTTTGACAAGTACATGTAACCCGTTTTTCACTAAGCCATACTTTCTTGCACTTAGCACGTTTCAGAAAATTGGCACAGTCTATTATGAAAATCTGCCCCATGTATTTTTCTTACTGAGATGATGTGTCCTCCTAATCCATGGGCAGCATCAGCACACTCTAAGACAGCGCTAAGCTGAGGGTAGCCTACTCCAGCCTTCTTTCTTGTTGTACAAACAGAACCTTCAAAACAAGACACACAGCCACAAAGGGTTTCAAtacttttgtagatcaagtttttggccatgacatgaatcccttctCAATGTGAATGAAGATCTATGTAATATAATCTACCTGAAGAATTTTCAGCTTCATTGGTCATTACGATTTTGGGAaggaaaaaagtgaaaatcacagaacaATGTTTTTAGAAGAGTGGCATTAAGTACGCTGTACATGCTACAATAATTTGTTGTCGCATTTATataaacgaaaattattttggagaaattgtttttctcatttctcaaaaactacagcaccttagcaagtaatgttttaggggaagctttctatcctcataatcttcaaactttgtaagtttaTAAATCTGTGGATGCTTTGGTTTTGtgacattaaaaaaatacaatgtatcAAACCCATTAACCCCGTAAGAGGCCGTAGCGGCCGCAAAATGGCTGCAAGATTTTAACAACTTctactaaaaaagaaaaaatggttAGTCCCAATTGACAtgtaccactgtttccgatgtTAACATAGaatgtaaaatttgataacaaaACCATGTATTTCTGCTCCTTAGTAATTACCCAGACATTTCCCTGAAATAACGGTGCAACAAATCAACAATATCATCGATGTCTGGGAATATGGTGCTGATTATGCAGAAAACAAGAGTCTCTAATGGGTTTAATAAACCTTAAAAGCATTGGCGTCGACACGCTGATAGAGGAAGAATCCTAGTGAGTCACTCAAAGCTAAAAGGTTTAGAGCGAGGCCTAATTTCATCTagctgctgaagcagaaaatatGGCGGATATTattgctttgtggacaatgacaACTTTATCTATAATTTGTGTGtatgtggggcaacagatctatGGTTCATATTATGTAATTACTTTtgctgtccccccccccccccccgccccgccTATCTTtggggtatacatgtacagtgtattgtCTTTTATTTTGTCCGTGAATTTATGTCAAATTAATAATACtaatgataataaataatatcagTTACAGATGGTTCACTATCTGACAAAGAATTTAGGCTGGTagtcttattctggtaagcgtttcatgttgttgtgcttaaagggttttgacactttttgtagatcaagtttttggtcatgacatgaatccatACTCACTGTGATTGACGATAGATAATTTACCTGAAGAAATTTCAGCCTCATAAAAAATAGTCAAGCTTTTGAGTCGGGTTTGCATAGTCCgttgaaaacatttatttttgtgaagCAAATTtactgatttctcaaaaactgtagcACCTCCGCTAaccttgggcgatatcacgatattatcgaatatcgcgatattaatttggaaacgatttcgatatcggatggatttggttttaatcaaagtatcaagttttttttcttcgtttttttcccaAGTTTTGTTGatatgccaaatatgaaatcaagattaaagaaatcatcacaatccctataaaacagagggtttgtgtttttgataatttcaatagttttgtcaaacaaatttaactcctagatgacattttctgtaaactttttcaaacaactaagcaaagtgtagcccaagtaaatattttaaGAATTGTCCTTGCTTTGCCATCGTGAATAAAAACCTTccttaaacatcttttcaaacctgtaaattttgaaaaaaatatcagctgaaaaatctgggcagtaaaagtacaaagagatatccagacatggagagaaaaaaaaagaaacaaaaaaaaacaccaaaaaatggggtggtttttttttttaacggtaccatgctcatttctgcttagcagcaacTGTTTCAAGAGCAACATTTTTCTGCTTAGGCATTTCTACAGAATTTGACCCTGAGTTGTACACAAGAAGTCATGGTTTTCAATCATAAAGTTTTAGATATATGTAGCACTGATATTTGGGGTAAGACTTACCTGGTCCAATGCCTACTTTGATGATGTCAGCACCAGCTAGGATCAGCTCCTCCACCATCTCACCAGTTACAACATTGCCGGCCTGAAAACAATCATGATTTTTAGTCACAAATTTActgatttttaaattaaaatagatgttaaatttgcatcgtggataaagaatactagTTTTGGTTTACCCAAGTTACACACTTACACATTTAACATGTGCTGTGGTACCCGCTGCTTAAATAATGTAGGATTTGAGCGGCCTCTTGCTAAATGGAAATTTAGGCCTTAAAAATAAACGGCatataatttaatattttattatttggtttacggtaacaccatgtgtgtatctacttgccagggaGAGTTTGCtctcagagaactgtcttgctttattctactgccgcggagtagatgttcgggggttcgggagacttctcagttctgaaaagaactgtcctgcttttttaactattacccgggcggaaaataggctgggactactatttTAGCTTATACATGTATGATCGTGATAAACTGTACTACCGCgaagtcagttcttaaattatattatacatgtataattcATTACAATTAATGGTTTTTGCATCAATAAATGAAATATGGTCGCTAATGTACAATATGGTAGTTAATACGATCAAAGCAGCAATCGCCAAAATGCAagtaattatacaaaataaaacacccaAAATAAAAAGGCAAATGAAACCCAGAAATGCTCAAAAAGAcatacaaattacaaacaaaataaaaaaacaagaaaaaagttGACTGAAAAGATTGCCTCTGATAACaaacagcaaaaataaacaggaacaaaatgaaaactgaaaataattgaGAACATAGCTTTTGCAAACAACtaaaccaaccaaaaggatcgatggtataaatgcaaacaaaataatagtcaatggcctgacgtttcgaccctagagCAGAATATAGTTGACTGAAAAGATCAGCCCTTTTTTTAATTGGTTTAAAAGACCATTAAGGCTTCACAAATGAGATAAGCGAAGGCTTTTGTATTGACTTAACTCAATGCTGGGAACAGACAAAATGGAATTCTTTTCTTTCCCTTtacgttttgtttttctttttttgcgaACACTTAAAACTGCACTTCACATAAAATGGTTTCAGAGACGGTCTTATTGTCAGGCTTCTCTGATGCATTCAAAGTAGTTACATAGTGTGTActagaaaactgaaaaatattTGCTTGTTATCCAGTTGAGTAATCCACCGATCTCGTCAAAAATTCAAGGCTTTAAAGATTTTGCAACAACTAGGCCAAAAAGCTGGAACCGTCTTCCTCGATCCGTttgattttaaaggaacactttgccttggatcggacgagttgtaagcgttttttataaaatgcatatggttggaaagatgttttaaaagtagaatacaatgatccacacaagtttgcctcgaaattgcgtggttttccttctactgtgcgaactaacatggtcggccatttatgggagtcaaaattttgacccccataaatggccgacatgttagtcgacgaggtaaaaggaaaaccacgcaatttcggggcatgtttgtgtggatcattgtattctacttttacaacatctttctaccaatatgcattttataaaaaacggttacaaacgcttttcacagaccaactcgacccgaccggtccaaggcaacgtgttcttttaaactAATTCCCTGAGCTCTTTCAAATCTTAACTTAAAATATCCTAAGTCATGcttatttgtattattgttaATTGCATAGTTATTGTTTGTGTAATGTGTAGTTTGTAATCTAtttatttttggttgtttttgtatttgtaactttgtatcaaatttttaaaaagaacgctaaataaataagttttttgattattattaccTTTATCATGttcattgttttatgatcaCATTTTGTGGATCCTATTTCTGACCttttaatgattttgctttttgtggtttaatgattttgctttttgtggtttAATGTTATAGTTTTTCTTATTGTTTAAGTGCCTGGGAGCTTtataatggatttggcgctatgtaaatgtgtttttatattCAAATTCACAATAATCATCCAGACAAACCATTTAGAATGCTCCAGATTGTGAAGTAGGACTATTAttaaaggcaatgaacactattggtaattactaaaaaaaattatcagcataaaaacttacttggtaatgagcagtgtgagaaacggctccctctgaagtaacgtaattttcaagaaagaagtaatttcacattaaaatatctgaattgattttgagaccttagcagaggccttgaaatcaagcatctgaaagcacacaacttgagcgacaagggtggtttttcttccattattttctcgcaacttccaaACCATTTGAgtttgaattttcacaggtttattattttatccaTATTATGTTGATAtatgatacacaaagtgagaagactggtcttttgacaattaccaaaggtgtccagtgcctttaaaatcaaagataaacaccaagtattGCATCGTAAGTCTGCCTGGTGCACAACTCTGTAAATTTGCTGTTCAAACCACAATCAAATATGTGCATgctagcatatttcatgggaatggCTAATTAAAAAATTCTTCTATAAATGAAATGATTACCATTTTCAATCAATATTTGACTCTGCAATTAGAGACTCGGTCCTAAAATTGAACCAGTCttctttttaatcaaatttctaTTTTAGTTGGGAGTCCATAGTTTAATAGgaggaaatttgcatcgggagaaagaatattaattttggttttaaccataTATACATCcctgtatatgggtaaaaccaaaattaatagtctATAATTTATTTGACTACTGGGAAAGcaaacacctgggcccaatccaatagagctgctaagcacaaaatattgcttagcgtgaaatttcttcctaggtcaaaaacaggattaccaacctaatttccatttattgcatattgcttgttactggtttatgatcagctgttgtttgcttatcctgaaaatcacgtgcaaatttggttggtaattctgtttttatcaagaaagaaatttcatgctaagcaaatttgtgtgcttagcagctctatgaaattgagcccctgGTTGATTGATCAGTGTAGAACTGCAGTCTAGATTGATTTTCTTGGTTGAGGGGGAGCAATTCACATCCCCCATGCAGAGATTCCAGTAAGCTGTGGCTGAATATCGGCCCTAGCTTACAGCCGAGGGGAGTGGCTGcgttaatatttaaaaaattatttcaaagagaATTTAagtaaaccatttttttttttgcattttattttaagagAACATATGTCCTTATGGTACTTTTTAGTGTTAAAGTAAAAGTCTGTGGAAATATTTTTTACAGACCCTATTCACATTGCGCAGTGCACATAATCGTGCGTCTCCTGTCTGCCATTTAGGGCGTCAAAAATGCGCACTAAAGGATGGAACGCGTGTTTACGCACCTCTGAACAATGCACGTCTCACCATAACCCACCTCTATCCTAAGTTACTCTAGATTGTATCATTattaattgcattgttttgtctgtaaaaCATGTAGTTTATCTTTTGTTTGGTTGCTATTGTATTTCCTAAGCGCTTTGTATcgcttttgtaaaaagcgctatataagtaaggttattattattattgttgttattatttgtgcATGCCAAACAACATTGCAGATGAGAGAAGTGTGTGTATGTGTGCTGCCCGTTGTGAATTGGGTCTATACCCATgaacaggatgccagtccatcacATGTTATCCACCCAGCTCacacatgtacccatttgagaagcaattatgataaagagCCTTGTAAGAATCCGAAGATCCAATcggactaagcttgggcgatattgcttTTTTGTAACCCACGATGTATTGTCAAAAAATATTGCCATATTATGTTATATCAACTacatattttgtgcttaaaagcacTTTATATTATTCACcatacataaaatgacaaagatgTGGAAGTTTAAGATCGATCTGGGTCTCGAGGAAATAGTGAGAAGTTGATTACGAATTTGCAttagatgatttaaaaaaataataagaataaaacTCTCACTGCGATTAACTCCAAACGAAAAATCAGtcttgtttatttctcatcaaatatgacatttcagacagaaatatttcaagggatgttttctactatcattatcattagaccgtgtaagttttaatgTAATCTGTGACCTtattagacaagtttttttcttaccaattctgtaatgtcgCTTTAATATTCTTAGAAACGCAAAACTATACTTACCATGATAGTGTGCTCTGGGAACATTTCTCTCACAGTTTTCACATGCTGAACGAAGAGTTCTGAGTAACCGTTGGCCACGTCCAGACAGATGTAATCAATGGCAGGCACGGCTTTGACTATCTGAGTGAGTTTAACCACATCTGTTTGGCTGGTTCCTGCACTCACAGCAAGGTTCTGAAGAAAAGAAATgaagaaatacaaaaaaatggaaaaaatccTTGTTAATGTTAGTCTCTCTTTGTGTGGTCCGCccgaatttgttttatttgttgcgCCCATTACACAAGACACACGGCTCTGGTAAgtgtttgtcctttttcttcaaaatatttcctcaatgg comes from Asterias amurensis chromosome 3, ASM3211899v1 and encodes:
- the LOC139934375 gene encoding GMP reductase 1-like, which gives rise to MPRIDTDIKLDFKDVLVRPKRSTLKSRSEVDLMRSFIFRNSSKTYNGLPVMAANMDTVGTFEMAKALASHNLFTCIHKHYSLEEWKAFAAENPSTLKNLAVSAGTSQTDVVKLTQIVKAVPAIDYICLDVANGYSELFVQHVKTVREMFPEHTIMAGNVVTGEMVEELILAGADIIKVGIGPGSVCTTRKKAGVGYPQLSAVLECADAAHGLGGHIISDGGCTCPGDVVKAFGAGADYVMLGGMLAGHDQSGGETIERNGKKLKLFYGMSSSTAMTKHAGGVAEYRASEGKTVEVAYRGDVNGTVLDILGGLRSACTYVGAGKLKELSRRTTFIRVTQQTNNIFGNSS